The following coding sequences are from one Luteimonas sp. S4-F44 window:
- a CDS encoding FAD-dependent oxidoreductase gives MTKRDVFRFLKEPREMPGKVPLALRTAGDWNELYGDFGPSEAAHQADRCLDCGNPYCEAKCPVHNYIPNWLKLVQEGRVHEAAALCHETNPLPEMCGRVCPQDRLCEGACTLNDGFGAVTIGAVEKYIVDTAFAQGWRPDLSKVVATGRRVAVIGAGPAGLACADRLVRAGIEAVVFDRYEQIGGLLQFGIPSFKLDKSVIATRRAVLEGMGVTFRLGVEIGRDVALDTLLEDFDAVFLGTGAYRYTDGGLAGQDLPGVLPALPFLVHNGRLVTGGDTWGRPIAGWEDTLTLPKLTGKRVVVLGGGDTGMDCVRSAVRLGAASVTCAYRRDEANMPGSAREVANAREEGVRFLFNRQPLAIEADADGNAAGVRMVETRLGDPDANGRRAAVPIAGSESTLAADIVIIAFGFSPAVPAWLDPHGVAAQAPGSGRIRVGGERRLPYQTAHDRVFAGGDAVRGADLVVTAVQEGRDAAASIARMLRRQAGDTTRAALDAI, from the coding sequence ATGACCAAGCGCGATGTGTTCCGGTTCCTCAAGGAGCCGCGCGAGATGCCGGGCAAAGTGCCGCTGGCGCTGCGCACGGCCGGCGACTGGAACGAGCTCTACGGCGATTTCGGGCCGAGCGAGGCCGCGCACCAGGCCGATCGCTGCCTGGACTGCGGCAACCCGTACTGCGAAGCCAAGTGCCCGGTGCACAACTACATCCCCAACTGGCTGAAGCTGGTGCAGGAAGGCCGCGTGCACGAGGCCGCGGCGCTGTGCCACGAGACCAACCCGCTGCCGGAGATGTGCGGCCGCGTGTGTCCGCAGGACCGGCTGTGCGAGGGCGCGTGCACGCTCAACGACGGCTTCGGCGCGGTAACCATTGGCGCGGTCGAGAAGTACATCGTCGATACCGCATTCGCCCAAGGCTGGCGGCCGGACCTGTCGAAGGTCGTGGCCACCGGCCGGCGAGTCGCGGTGATCGGGGCCGGCCCCGCGGGGCTGGCCTGCGCGGACAGACTGGTGCGCGCGGGCATCGAGGCGGTGGTGTTCGACCGCTACGAGCAGATCGGTGGGCTGCTGCAGTTCGGCATCCCCAGCTTCAAACTCGACAAGTCGGTCATCGCCACCCGGCGCGCGGTGCTCGAAGGCATGGGCGTGACGTTCCGGCTCGGCGTCGAGATCGGACGGGACGTCGCACTCGACACGCTACTGGAAGACTTCGATGCGGTGTTCCTGGGCACCGGCGCCTATCGCTACACCGATGGCGGTCTGGCCGGCCAGGACCTGCCGGGCGTGCTGCCGGCGCTGCCGTTCCTGGTGCACAACGGCCGCCTGGTCACCGGCGGCGACACCTGGGGCCGGCCGATCGCCGGCTGGGAGGACACACTCACGCTGCCGAAACTGACCGGCAAGCGCGTAGTCGTGCTCGGCGGCGGCGACACCGGCATGGACTGCGTGCGGTCGGCGGTCCGTCTGGGCGCGGCCAGTGTCACCTGCGCCTACCGCCGCGACGAGGCCAACATGCCCGGTTCGGCGCGCGAGGTCGCCAACGCCCGCGAGGAAGGCGTGCGCTTTTTGTTCAACCGCCAGCCGCTGGCGATCGAAGCCGATGCGGACGGCAACGCAGCCGGGGTCCGCATGGTCGAGACCCGACTCGGCGATCCGGACGCGAACGGCCGCCGCGCCGCAGTCCCGATCGCAGGTAGCGAATCGACGCTGGCCGCGGACATCGTGATCATCGCCTTCGGCTTTTCGCCGGCCGTGCCGGCCTGGCTCGACCCGCATGGCGTCGCCGCGCAGGCACCGGGCAGCGGGCGCATCCGCGTCGGCGGCGAGCGCCGGTTGCCGTACCAGACCGCGCACGACCGGGTGTTCGCCGGCGGCGATGCGGTACGCGGCGCCGACCTGGTGGTCACCGCGGTCCAGGAAGGCCGCGACGCAGCGGCGAGCATCGCCCGCATGCTGCGCCGGCAGGCCGGCGACACGACGCGGGCCGCGCTCGACGCGATCTGA
- a CDS encoding TonB-dependent receptor has translation MNATRSPRVPQPALLACALAACLAIAAPAFAQSTSATLRGQVRSAEAGTTVTATNVATGAVRRVQTNASGAYTLVGLPPGTYRVDAGGPPQTVTLSVASTATLDIQAAADGVPADGPVTDIGGVTVTAPLLRDVRTSEVGNTISLRQIQQLPQATRNFLEFADTVPGMQFKIDAQGRATLRAGATNTSSSNLYIDGVSQKSYVQQGGVAGQNESPGNPFPQLAIGEYKVITSNYKAEYGQVSGAAITAATRSGTNTFEGEMFYRYTNERMRAKRPDETDKDDSQVKEYGFAFGGPIIEDRMHFFVAYEGKENVYARSVQPEAASGDAYLRLPENLRSYYGATTLPFEEDLYFAKLSWDIGDNDRLELSGQYRDEDVIGNVGGVSTPEHGDARINEDKRVNLKWMHYGQRFYNELIVSTQDSQNSKTPVSFGNGAIYKVIDRREPLTEATLLQLGPASGFSLQSQRQKGWSLQNDLTFNSFELKGDHTVKVGVNYRDIELESSDGEPLNPQFSWEFDPATGQIAAQPYRVEFIAPFATPGLTPRVETSAKQYGFYIQDDWQVNPHLMLNFGVRWDYEDVPAYTDHVTPKAFVDALYAADPQNPGQRWVDRWINGGIDAINPLDYISTGSNRKNFKDAWAPRFGFSYDLGADERHVIHGGAGRSYDRNLFRDLAFERHKGSISSVRLEFADPTTGECVAITGSRCVAWDPAYLGGADVLAGITGSRDAAEAFMLNNRLKTPYSDQFSLGMSNQVGEWLTDVTVQRILARDGFGYTLGNRYPDGAFFSPDGSPPWGASDRVPPGFGGVILGDNGVEQRSTQILLAADKPYTKESGWGANIAYTHTQARQNSRNNDSQFDYFDKARLQYFPFVKSSNQPKHRFTASASVDGPWGVTYGAKLVLETANPINTVACYGVEGWDGSTCQLVGFVPPGNGKFLVGGDIWSYRTVDLQATKEFVLGGDTRLTARVNLLNAFNFKNYDSYVYGGPDGGRDYFGQDGQLDTGYVSVNRNGGIFYFPRTLTVEVGLKF, from the coding sequence ATGAACGCAACCCGTTCGCCCCGCGTGCCCCAACCCGCCCTGCTGGCCTGTGCGCTGGCCGCCTGTCTGGCGATTGCTGCGCCCGCCTTCGCCCAATCCACCAGCGCCACGCTCCGCGGCCAGGTGCGTTCGGCCGAAGCTGGCACCACGGTGACCGCGACCAACGTCGCCACCGGCGCGGTGCGCCGCGTGCAGACCAATGCCAGTGGCGCCTACACGCTGGTCGGCCTGCCGCCGGGCACCTATCGCGTCGACGCCGGCGGTCCGCCGCAGACGGTGACGTTGTCGGTGGCCTCGACCGCGACGCTCGACATCCAGGCGGCCGCCGACGGTGTGCCCGCAGACGGTCCGGTCACCGACATCGGCGGCGTCACCGTGACCGCGCCGTTGCTGCGCGACGTGCGCACGTCCGAGGTCGGCAACACGATCTCGCTGCGCCAGATCCAGCAGCTGCCGCAGGCCACGCGCAACTTCCTTGAGTTCGCCGACACCGTGCCGGGCATGCAGTTCAAGATCGACGCCCAGGGCCGCGCCACGCTGCGCGCCGGCGCGACCAACACCAGCTCGTCGAATCTCTACATCGACGGCGTCAGCCAGAAGAGTTACGTCCAGCAGGGCGGTGTGGCCGGTCAGAACGAGAGTCCGGGCAACCCGTTCCCGCAGCTCGCGATCGGCGAGTACAAGGTCATCACCTCCAACTACAAGGCCGAGTACGGCCAGGTCAGCGGCGCGGCGATCACTGCCGCCACGCGCTCGGGCACCAATACGTTCGAAGGCGAGATGTTCTATCGCTACACCAACGAGCGTATGCGCGCCAAGCGACCCGATGAGACCGACAAGGACGACTCGCAGGTCAAGGAGTACGGCTTCGCGTTCGGCGGTCCGATCATCGAGGACCGCATGCACTTCTTCGTCGCCTACGAAGGCAAGGAGAACGTCTACGCGCGTTCGGTGCAGCCCGAGGCCGCATCCGGGGACGCCTACCTGCGCCTGCCCGAGAACCTGCGCAGCTACTACGGTGCGACCACGCTGCCGTTCGAGGAAGACCTGTACTTCGCCAAGCTCAGCTGGGACATCGGCGACAACGATCGCCTGGAACTGAGTGGTCAGTACCGCGACGAGGACGTGATCGGCAACGTTGGCGGCGTCAGCACGCCAGAGCATGGCGATGCGCGCATCAATGAGGACAAGCGGGTCAACCTCAAGTGGATGCACTATGGCCAGCGCTTCTACAACGAGCTGATCGTCAGCACCCAGGATTCGCAGAACTCCAAGACCCCGGTCTCGTTCGGCAACGGCGCCATCTACAAGGTGATCGACCGCCGCGAGCCGCTGACCGAGGCCACGCTGCTGCAACTCGGCCCGGCCAGCGGCTTCAGTCTGCAGTCGCAGCGCCAGAAGGGCTGGTCATTGCAGAACGACCTGACCTTCAACAGCTTCGAGTTAAAGGGCGACCACACCGTCAAGGTGGGCGTGAACTATCGCGACATCGAGCTGGAGTCGAGCGACGGCGAGCCGCTGAATCCGCAGTTCTCGTGGGAGTTCGATCCGGCCACCGGCCAGATCGCCGCGCAGCCCTACCGCGTGGAGTTCATCGCGCCGTTTGCGACGCCGGGCCTGACGCCGCGCGTGGAAACGTCCGCCAAGCAGTACGGCTTCTACATCCAGGACGACTGGCAGGTGAACCCGCACCTGATGCTGAACTTCGGTGTGCGCTGGGATTACGAGGACGTGCCGGCCTACACTGACCACGTCACCCCGAAGGCCTTCGTCGACGCGCTCTACGCCGCCGATCCGCAGAACCCGGGCCAGCGCTGGGTCGATCGCTGGATCAACGGCGGCATCGACGCGATCAACCCGCTCGATTACATCAGCACCGGCAGCAACCGCAAGAACTTCAAGGACGCCTGGGCACCGCGCTTCGGCTTCTCCTACGATCTGGGCGCCGACGAGCGTCACGTGATCCACGGCGGTGCCGGCCGGTCCTACGACCGCAACCTGTTCCGCGACCTCGCGTTCGAGCGCCACAAGGGCTCGATCTCCTCGGTGCGCCTGGAGTTCGCCGATCCGACGACCGGCGAGTGCGTAGCGATCACCGGTTCGCGCTGCGTTGCCTGGGACCCGGCCTACCTCGGTGGCGCGGACGTGCTCGCCGGTATCACCGGCTCGCGCGATGCCGCCGAGGCATTCATGCTCAACAACCGGCTCAAAACGCCGTATAGCGACCAGTTCAGCCTGGGCATGAGCAACCAGGTCGGCGAATGGCTGACCGACGTCACCGTGCAGCGGATCCTCGCCCGCGACGGCTTCGGCTACACGCTCGGCAACCGCTATCCCGACGGCGCGTTCTTCAGCCCCGACGGCAGCCCGCCGTGGGGCGCGTCGGACCGCGTGCCCCCGGGCTTCGGCGGTGTGATCCTGGGCGACAACGGCGTCGAGCAGCGCAGCACGCAGATCCTGCTCGCAGCCGATAAGCCGTACACGAAGGAATCGGGCTGGGGCGCCAACATCGCCTACACCCACACCCAGGCGCGCCAGAACAGCCGCAACAACGACAGCCAGTTCGACTACTTCGACAAGGCGCGGCTGCAGTACTTCCCGTTCGTGAAGTCCAGCAATCAGCCCAAGCATCGCTTCACCGCCTCGGCCTCGGTCGACGGGCCGTGGGGCGTGACCTACGGGGCCAAGCTGGTGCTCGAGACCGCCAACCCGATCAACACAGTGGCCTGCTACGGCGTCGAAGGTTGGGACGGTTCGACCTGCCAACTCGTCGGCTTCGTGCCGCCGGGCAACGGCAAGTTCCTCGTCGGCGGCGACATCTGGAGCTATCGCACCGTGGATCTGCAGGCGACCAAGGAGTTCGTGCTGGGCGGCGACACGCGGCTGACCGCGCGCGTGAACCTGCTCAATGCGTTCAACTTCAAGAACTATGACAGCTACGTCTACGGTGGCCCCGATGGCGGCCGCGACTATTTCGGCCAGGACGGCCAGCTCGACACCGGCTACGTGTCGGTGAATCGCAATGGCGGGATCTTCTACTTCCCGCGCACGCTGACGGTGGAAGTCGGGCTGAAGTTCTGA